The following coding sequences lie in one Vicinamibacterales bacterium genomic window:
- a CDS encoding energy transducer TonB, whose amino-acid sequence MPSNLFDTIVEVRPAVRGGRFSAIPVSIFVHVLVLIGLVVIPLLASDVLPLVQAGSIDSIPILATPVPPSVPAPAVRRVVPDVVNQDMVPLFAPEGIGRERMIQAAPPTDITGLQLGVVDGGIDGGTAFNTVVEPPPPPPPTTPIRITRGLKPPVKIRDAVPIYPETARIARVDGMVIIEAVISATGDVVEARVLRSRPLLDEAALAAVRQWKYTPTLLGGTPVPVVMTVTVNFTLR is encoded by the coding sequence GTGCCTTCCAACCTGTTCGACACGATTGTCGAGGTCCGCCCGGCCGTCCGGGGTGGTCGTTTCTCGGCAATTCCCGTCTCCATCTTCGTGCACGTGCTGGTGCTGATCGGGCTGGTGGTGATTCCACTGCTGGCGAGCGATGTGCTGCCGCTCGTGCAGGCGGGCTCGATCGACTCGATTCCGATACTGGCGACGCCGGTCCCGCCGAGCGTCCCGGCTCCGGCCGTCCGTCGCGTCGTGCCAGACGTCGTGAACCAGGACATGGTGCCGCTGTTCGCGCCCGAGGGGATCGGCAGGGAGCGGATGATCCAGGCGGCCCCGCCGACCGACATCACCGGCCTGCAACTGGGGGTGGTGGATGGCGGCATCGACGGAGGGACGGCATTCAACACGGTCGTTGAGCCGCCGCCCCCGCCGCCGCCGACAACGCCGATCCGAATCACGAGGGGGCTGAAGCCGCCGGTGAAGATTCGGGACGCCGTGCCGATCTACCCGGAGACCGCGCGGATTGCCCGTGTCGATGGGATGGTGATCATCGAGGCGGTGATCAGCGCGACCGGCGACGTGGTCGAAGCGCGCGTCCTACGCTCGCGCCCGTTGCTGGACGAGGCGGCACTCGCTGCCGTGCGGCAGTGGAAGTACACGCCGACGCTGCTCGGCGGCACGCCGGTTCCGGTCGTGATGACGGTGACGGTGAACTTCACACTGCGATGA